The following are encoded together in the Oreochromis niloticus isolate F11D_XX linkage group LG12, O_niloticus_UMD_NMBU, whole genome shotgun sequence genome:
- the fahd2a gene encoding fumarylacetoacetate hydrolase domain-containing protein 2A isoform X2, with product MRLPLRSFCIFRSVIARGQAAAVQSRGLSGAAMRLVQFRHRGEGASVRVGVEQGEGHSVVDLKAFDPSMPSTMRELLELGDKGLECAQRALASGKCVVDRADIQLLSPVTGPEKVVCVGMNYRDHCLEQNAPIPKEPIIFNKFPSAITGPYGDIILPSESQEVDWEVELAFVIGRRGKHIKEEDALSYVAGFTVANDVSARDWQMKRNGKQWLLGKTFDSFCPLGPALVTTDTVTDPHNLSIRCLVNGDTVQNSNTDQIIFKTAALVAWVSKFVTLIPGDVFLTGTPPGVGAFRKPPIFLKKGDVVECQIEQLGSIINKVV from the exons ATGAGACTTCCTCTTCGCTCCTTTTGCATCTTCAGGAGTGTAATCGCTCGGGGGCAAGCCGCGGCCGTGCAGAGCCGAGGACTGAGCGGTGCAGCGATGCGTCTGGTGCAGTTTCGACATCGTGGTGAAGGAGCAAGCGTCAGGGTGGGAGTGGAGCAAGGTGAGGGGCACAGTGTGGTGGATCTGAAGGCATTTGACCCCTCGATGCCGTCAACAATGAGAGAGCTTCTGGAGCTGGGAGACAAGGGCCTGGAGTGCGCACAGAG AGCTTTGGCGTCCGGTAAGTGTGTGGTAGACCGAGCAGACATCCAGCTGCTGTCTCCAGTGACTGGTCCAGAGAAGGTGGTATGTGTGGGTATGAACTACCGCGACCACTGCCTGGAACAAAATGCTCCAATCCCCAAAGAACCAATCATCTTCAACAAGTTTCCCAGCGCCATTACAGGGCCGTACGGTGACATCATACTGCCCTCTGAGAGCCAG GAGGTGGACTGGGAGGTGGAGTTGGCCTTTGTGATAGGACGAAGAGGAAAACACATCAAG GAGGAAGACGCTCTGTCCTACGTGGCCGGGTTCACCGTGGCCAATGACGTCAGCGCTCGTGACTGGCAGATGAAGCGTAACGGGAAGCAGTGGCTTCTAGGAAAGACATTTGACAGCTTTTGTCCTCTCGGCCCGGCTTTAGTAACCACTGACACCGTGACAG ATCCTCATAACTTGAGCATCCGCTGTCTGGTTAATGGAGACACGGTCCAGAACAGCAACACGGATCAGATCATCTTCAAGACAGCAGCGCTTGTCGCTTGGGTCTCAAA GTTTGTGACATTGATTCCAGGCGATGTGTTTCTGACAGGAACTCCTCCAGGCGTGGGTGCATTTAGAAAGCCGCCCATCTTTCTCAAG aaaGGGGACGTGGTGGAGTGCCAGATAGAACAATTAGGTTCTATAATCAACAAAGTGGTGTAA
- the fahd2a gene encoding fumarylacetoacetate hydrolase domain-containing protein 2A isoform X1, with amino-acid sequence MVKTTKHQNEMRLPLRSFCIFRSVIARGQAAAVQSRGLSGAAMRLVQFRHRGEGASVRVGVEQGEGHSVVDLKAFDPSMPSTMRELLELGDKGLECAQRALASGKCVVDRADIQLLSPVTGPEKVVCVGMNYRDHCLEQNAPIPKEPIIFNKFPSAITGPYGDIILPSESQEVDWEVELAFVIGRRGKHIKEEDALSYVAGFTVANDVSARDWQMKRNGKQWLLGKTFDSFCPLGPALVTTDTVTDPHNLSIRCLVNGDTVQNSNTDQIIFKTAALVAWVSKFVTLIPGDVFLTGTPPGVGAFRKPPIFLKKGDVVECQIEQLGSIINKVV; translated from the exons atggtcaagacgaccaagcatcagaatgag ATGAGACTTCCTCTTCGCTCCTTTTGCATCTTCAGGAGTGTAATCGCTCGGGGGCAAGCCGCGGCCGTGCAGAGCCGAGGACTGAGCGGTGCAGCGATGCGTCTGGTGCAGTTTCGACATCGTGGTGAAGGAGCAAGCGTCAGGGTGGGAGTGGAGCAAGGTGAGGGGCACAGTGTGGTGGATCTGAAGGCATTTGACCCCTCGATGCCGTCAACAATGAGAGAGCTTCTGGAGCTGGGAGACAAGGGCCTGGAGTGCGCACAGAG AGCTTTGGCGTCCGGTAAGTGTGTGGTAGACCGAGCAGACATCCAGCTGCTGTCTCCAGTGACTGGTCCAGAGAAGGTGGTATGTGTGGGTATGAACTACCGCGACCACTGCCTGGAACAAAATGCTCCAATCCCCAAAGAACCAATCATCTTCAACAAGTTTCCCAGCGCCATTACAGGGCCGTACGGTGACATCATACTGCCCTCTGAGAGCCAG GAGGTGGACTGGGAGGTGGAGTTGGCCTTTGTGATAGGACGAAGAGGAAAACACATCAAG GAGGAAGACGCTCTGTCCTACGTGGCCGGGTTCACCGTGGCCAATGACGTCAGCGCTCGTGACTGGCAGATGAAGCGTAACGGGAAGCAGTGGCTTCTAGGAAAGACATTTGACAGCTTTTGTCCTCTCGGCCCGGCTTTAGTAACCACTGACACCGTGACAG ATCCTCATAACTTGAGCATCCGCTGTCTGGTTAATGGAGACACGGTCCAGAACAGCAACACGGATCAGATCATCTTCAAGACAGCAGCGCTTGTCGCTTGGGTCTCAAA GTTTGTGACATTGATTCCAGGCGATGTGTTTCTGACAGGAACTCCTCCAGGCGTGGGTGCATTTAGAAAGCCGCCCATCTTTCTCAAG aaaGGGGACGTGGTGGAGTGCCAGATAGAACAATTAGGTTCTATAATCAACAAAGTGGTGTAA
- the zgc:152830 gene encoding putative aminopeptidase W07G4.4 — MCTSVQPIQWTSDLRNQNFDGIVLVTQSHESLPSELESLKAPLQDYSAVDSGLGEEVVVIKVPGLPGNRLVFASTGPVNRDYDDIRRFSDAAVNGIQRALKAGMQRPLLVCPPHADYKNNTLVAALGALHALYMPLEVRESNVKKNDHKVCVLGLWAAEEARGTKLVELANALESGRLAYRDIGGSDPERMAAPRVADYVQELFKDSPVNVEVVSDLRTLEKEYPCLAAVNRCANSVPRHQARVIKLQYCGEGPIEKTLMLVGKGITYDTGGADIKAGGVMAGMHRDKCGAAAVAGFFQIVAQLKPQHLKVVGVMAMVRNSVGADCYVADELVVSRAGRRVRVGNTDAEGRMVMVDLLCEMKEKAVNEVSPQLFTIATLTGHAIRAMGPNYSIIMDNGPAHRSGNAAQWQKAGEVLGDLFEVSTIRREDYEFHKGQSEYEDILQCNNLPSSATPRGHQTPAAFLIMASGLDKHGVDSEAPLPYSHVDIAGSSGPFPGVPTGAPIITMATNYILSDL; from the exons ATGTGCACCAG CGTCCAGCCCATCCAATGGACGAGCGACCTCAGGAACCAGAA TTTTGATGGCATCGTCTTAGTGACCCAGAGCCATGAATCCCTGCCCTCTGAACTCGAGTCCCTGAAAGCCCCGCTGCAGGACTACAGTGCT GTGGACAGCGGTCtgggggaggaggtggtggtcATCAAGGTCCCTGGCCTTCCTGGTAACCGCTTGGTGTTTGCCTCCACTGGCCCTGTAAACCGCGACTACGATGACATCAGGCGCTTCAGTGATGCAGCAGTCAACGGGATCCAGCG TGCCTTAAAAGCTGGCatgcagcgccccctgctggtgtGCCCTCCACACGCAGACTACAAGAACAACACCTTGGTGGCTGCACTCGGAGCCCTTCATGCACTCTACATG CCTCTTGAAGTGAGAGAGAGCAACGTGAAAAAAAATGACCACAAGGTGTGTGTTCTGGGACTGTGGGCAGCGGAAGAGGCTCGGGGAACAAAGCTGGTGGAGCTCGCTAATGCTCTGGAGAGTGGGAG ACTGGCGTACCGTGACATCGGGGGATCAGACCCTGAACGTATGGCTGCTCCTCGTGTGGCTGATTACGTCCAGGAACTCTTTAAAGACAGCCCTGTGAAC GTTGAAGTGGTGAGCGACCTGAGGACTCTGGAGAAAGAGTACCCGTGTCTGGCTGCGGTCAACCGCTGTGCCAACA gTGTACCCCGTCACCAGGCCCGAGTCATCAAACTCCAGTACTGCGGAGAGGGGCCGATCGAAAAGACGCTCATGTTGGTGGGAAAG GGTATCACCTACGACACCGGTGGAGCAGACATCAAGGCTGGTGGCGTCATGGCCGGGATGCACAGGGACAAGTGTGGAGCTGCTGCTGTCGCTGGCTTCTTCCAG ATCGTAGCCCAGCTGAAGCCACAGCACCTGAAGGTTGTTGGTGTGATGGCCATGGTGAGGAACAGCGTGGGTGCAG ATTGCTACGTGGCGGATGAGCTGGTGGTTTCCCGTGCGGGTCGTAGAGTGAGAGTGGGAAACACTGATGCCGAGGGTCGTATGGTGATGGTCGACCTGCTCTGCGAGATGAAGGAGAAG GCAGTAAATGAAGTTTCTCCTCAGCTGTTTACTATCGCCACTCTGACTGGTCACGCCATCAGAGCCATGGGACCCAACTACTCT ATCATCATGGATAACGGGCCGGCCCATCGCAGCGGGAACGCTGCTCAGTGGCAGAAAG CCGGAGAGGTGCTGGGCGATTTGTTTGAGGTGTCTACTATCAGGCGCGAGGACTATGAGTTCCACAAGGGCCAGTCTGAGTATGAGGACATCCTGCAGTGCAACAACCTGCCGTCCTCTGCTACACCTAGAGGACATCAGACACCTGCAGCTTTCCTCATCATGGCTTCAGGACTCGACAAG CACGGTGTGGATTCTGAAGCCCCTCTGCCGTACTCCCACGTTGACATCGCCGGGTCCAGCGGTCCTTTCCCAGGTGTACCAACAGGAGCCCCAAtcatcaccatggcaaccaacTACATACTCTCTGATCTCTAA
- the pcna gene encoding proliferating cell nuclear antigen has translation MFEARLVQGSILKKVLEALKDLITEACWDVSSSGISLQSMDSSHVSLVQLTLRHDGFDSYRCDRNLAMGVNLSSMSKILKCAGNEDIITLRAEDNADTLALVFETLNQEKVSDYEMKLMDLDVEQLGIPEQEYSCVVKMPSGEFARICRDLSQIGDAVMISCAKDGVKFSASGELGTGNIKLSQTSNVDKEDEAVTIEMNEPVQLIFALNYLNFFTKATPLSKTVTLSMSADIPLVVEYKIADMGHIKYYLAPKIDEEAS, from the exons ATGTTCGAGGCTCGCCTGGTCCAGGGCTCCATCCTGAAGAAGGTGCTGGAGGCTCTGAAGGATCTGATCACAGAAGCCTGCTGGGACGTCAGCTCGTCCGGCATCTCCCTGCAGAGCATGGACTCCTCTCACGTCTCCCTGGTGCAGCTCACCCTGCGGCACGATGGCTTCGACTCGTACCGCTGCGATAGGAACCTCGCCATGGGAGTCAACCTGAGCAG TATGTCAAAAATCTTGAAGTGTGCCGGAAATGAAGACATCATCACCCTCAGAGCAGAAGACAATGCAGACACGCTCGCTCTCGTCTTTGAGACTCTCA ACCAGGAGAAGGTGTCAGATTATGAGATGAAGCTGATGGACCTGGATGTGGAGCAGCTTGGTATTCCG GAGCAGGAGTACAGCTGTGTGGTGAAGATGCCCTCCGGGGAGTTCGCTCGCATCTGCCGTGACCTTTCACAGATCGGCGACGCCGTCATGATCTCCTGCGCCAAGGATGGAGTCAAGTTCTCCGCCTCAGGCGAGCTGGGCACAGGAAACATCAAGCTGTCCCAGACCAGCAATGTGGACAAAGAGGACGAGGCT GTTACGATTGAGATGAATGAACCCGTCCAGCTGATCTTTGCCCTCAACTACCTGAACTTCTTCACCAAGGCCACGCCGCTCTCCAAGACCGTCACCCTCAGCATGTCCGCTGATATCCCCCTGG TGGTGGAGTACAAGATTGCTGACATGGGGCACATCAAATACTACCTGGCACCGAAGATCGATGAGGAGGCTTCTTAA